The Theropithecus gelada isolate Dixy chromosome 11, Tgel_1.0, whole genome shotgun sequence genome includes a region encoding these proteins:
- the LOC112635550 gene encoding olfactory receptor 10P1 yields the protein MAGENHTTLPEFLLLGFSDLKALQGPLFWVVLLVYLVILLGNSLIILLTQVSPALHSPMYFFLRQLSVVELFYTTNIVPRTLANLASPHPQAISFQGCAAQMYVFIVLGISECCLLTAMAYDRYVAICQPLHYSTLLSPWACMAMVGTSWLTGIIITATTHASLIFSLPFPSHPIIPHFLCDILPVLRLASAGKHRSEICVMTATVVFIMIPFSLIVTSYIRILGAILAMASTQSRRKVFSTCSSHLLVVSLFFGTASITYIRPQAGSSVTTDRVLSLFYTVVTPMLNPIIYTLRNKDVRRALQHLVKRQSPLP from the coding sequence ATGGCTGGGGAAAACCATACTACACTGCCTGAATTCCTCCTTCTGGGATTCTCTGACCTCAAGGCCCTGCAGGGCCCCCTGTTCTGGGTGGTGCTTCTGGTCTACCTGGTCATCTTGCTGGGTAACTCCCTGATCATCCTCCTCACGCAAGTCAGCCCTGCCCTGCACTCCCCCATGTACTTCTTCCTGCGCCAGCTGTCAGTGGTGGAGCTTTTCTACACCACCAACATCGTGCCCAGGACCCTGGCCAATCTGGCCTCCCCACATCCCCAGGCCATCTCTTTCCAGGGCTGTGCAGCCCAGATGTACGTCTTCATTGTCCTGGGCATCTCCGAGTGCTGCCTGCTCACGGCCATGGCCTATGACCGATATGTTGCCATCTGCCAACCTCTGCACTACTCCACCCTCTTGAGCCCATGGGCCTGCATGGCCATGGTGGGCACCTCCTGGCTCACAGGCATCATCATCACGGCCACCACCCATGCCTCCCTCATCTTCTCTCTACCTTTTCCCAGCCACCCAATCATCCCACACTTTCTCTGTGACATCCTGCCAGTACTGAGGCTGGCAAGTGCTGGGAAGCACAGGAGCGAGATCTGTGTGATGACAGCCACTGTAGTCTTCATTATGATCCCCTTCTCTCTGATTGTCACCTCTTACATCCGCATCCTGGGAGCCATCCTAGCGATGGCCTCCACCCAGAGCCGCCGCAAGGTCTTCTCCACCTGCTCCTCCCATCTGCTCGTGGTCTCTCTCTTCTTTGGAACAGCCAGCATCACCTACATCCGGCCGCAGGCAGGCTCCTCTGTTACCACAGACCGCGTCCTCAGTCTCTTCTACACGGTCGTCACACCCATGCTCAACCCCATCATCTACACCCTTCGGAACAAGGACGTCAGGAGGGCCCTGCAACACCTGGTGAAGAGGCAGAGCCCCTTGCCCTGA